The DNA segment CCAACAACTATGTGCAAGGGGTCGTCAACGAAAAAGAAGCAAAAAAAGTCGTCAAGTCTAAATCGATGGTAACCGAAGAGATATCGTTAAATGAGGCATTGGAAGCAGAAGGGTGCGAGGTGGTTGAGTCGGACTTGGGAGAATATATCTTACAGCTTGACGAAAATGACCCACCATCACATATTGTCGCGCCGGCTTTGCATAAAAATAAGGAGCAAATCCGTGATGTTTTTAGAGATCGAAAGGGATATGACCAAACGGAAAAACCAGAAGAACTTACCTTATTCGCAAGAGAGCAGTTGAGAAAGGAGTTTTTATCGGCGGATATCGGAATAACAGGCTGTAACTTTGCTGTTGCTGAGTCGGGATCATTTGCCCTTGTCACGAATGAGGGAAACGCTCGGATGGTATCGACTCTGCCTGATACCCAAATTACAGTCATGGGGATGGAGCGGATCGTCCCAACCTGGGAAGAACTTGATGTGATGGTAAGTCTATTAACAAGAGCGGCTGTGGGTCAAAAACTAACAAGTTATGTTACCGCATTAACAGGCCCAAAAGGGGAAGAGGACGCAGACGGTCCAGAAGAATTTCATCTAGTCATCGTGGACAACGGCCGTTCCAAAATTTTAGGTACGGAATTCCAAGAATCTTTACACTGTATTCGTTGTGCTGCATGTGTTAATGTCTGCCCTGTTTATCGTCATGTAGGAGGTCATGCTTATGGTTCGATTTATCCGGGTCCTATAGGTGCCGTGCTTACTCCGTTACTTGGGGGATACGAAGATTATAAGGAATTACCCTATGCTTCCTCATTATGCGGTGCTTGCACAGATGTCTGTCCAGTGAAGATCCCTCTTCATGAGCAGTTGATTATGCATCGGAAAAATATCGTAGAAGAAGAGAATAAAACAGACTTTGGAGAGAGGTTGGCGATGAAGGGATTCAGCATGGGAACAGGTTCTTCTTCATTATACCGTTTGGGCACGAAATTAGCTCCTCTGCTCGTTACTCCTTTTGTAAAAGAAAAGAAGATCTCTAAAGGGCCCGGGCCGCTTAAAGCTTGGACAAACGTTCGAGAATTTCCTGCCCCGCAAAGAGAAAGATTCAGAGATTGGTATAAAAATCGGGAGAAAGGAGGGAAAAACAAATGACCAAAGGTACGATTCAAAATAAGGATATGTTTTTAAACAATATCGCAAGCAGGCTTGGTCGTGAACGGAAGAAGGCGGGTGTGACCAAGCCTGCGTGGAAGCACCAACCTCAATGGAGCGTACTTCAGGATAAGACTGAAGATGAACTTGTTGACGTTCTTGAACAGCAGTGCGGTGACATTCATACAGACTTTGTTCGAACGGATAGGAGTGGACTAGGAGAAGAGATTACGAAGGTGATGGAAAAATATCATCTTCGTTCGGCGGTTACCTGGGATGATCCACGTTTTGATACATTTGCATTGCGAAATAATCTGGAGGAGCTTCAAACCAACCGGGACATTGATGTGTTTACATGGGATGCACGGAACGGGGAGGAAAGTATAAGAAGAGCAGAGCAAGCCGACGTTGGAATTACGTTTAGTGACGCTACGCTGGCAGAGTCAGGCACCGTGGTGTTATTCAGTGACACTGGCAAAGGCCGTTCTGTCAGTTTGCTTCCTTCGACATATGTAGCTATTATCCCGAAAAGCACCATTGTACCAAGAATGTCGCAGGTTACAAGGGAGATTCATCAACGGATTGAAGGTGGGGAGCAGGTAGCCTCCTGTGTCAACTTCATTACCGGACCTAGTAACAGCGCTGACATAGAGATGAACAACGTCTATGGGGTGCACGGGCCGATACAAGCAACCTACATTGTGGTAGAGGATCAGTAATTATACATCTCACAATAAGAAAGAAGGCAAACCATTGTGTATGCAAGGTTTGCCTTCTATTTTTATGGGAAAAGACGCCATTTCATTTTTCGGAGTTTATGTTACAGCTTAAAGCACTAAGATCATTACTTTATAATAAATCCCTCTGCCATTGATATAAATTCACGGACACTGAAAGGTAAGTACTTGTTCTTCTTCCATACCATCGCTAATTCTAGGTTTATATTAGAGTTAGTTAATGGAATAGCTTTAATTTCTGGATTAGTAATCTTATGACAAATCCTACTTGGCAATAACGCAATCCCTAACTTTGCCTCTACCATTTCGATCATGAAGTCTTTTTGGGAGCTGTGACAGACGACTTTGGGCTCGAACCCGTTCTTGGCACACTCTTCCATAATCCGGTCATACAGGGTAAAGTCCTCTCGATATAAAATAAAAGGCTCTTTTTCT comes from the Halobacillus shinanisalinarum genome and includes:
- a CDS encoding LutB/LldF family L-lactate oxidation iron-sulfur protein, with the translated sequence MPMHVGDKNFSNRIEKGLGDDFMRGAVRSAQGRLQSKQLNAAEELGDWEEWRSHGQEIRQHTMENLDYYLQQLSEKIAELGGHVYFAETAEDANNYVQGVVNEKEAKKVVKSKSMVTEEISLNEALEAEGCEVVESDLGEYILQLDENDPPSHIVAPALHKNKEQIRDVFRDRKGYDQTEKPEELTLFAREQLRKEFLSADIGITGCNFAVAESGSFALVTNEGNARMVSTLPDTQITVMGMERIVPTWEELDVMVSLLTRAAVGQKLTSYVTALTGPKGEEDADGPEEFHLVIVDNGRSKILGTEFQESLHCIRCAACVNVCPVYRHVGGHAYGSIYPGPIGAVLTPLLGGYEDYKELPYASSLCGACTDVCPVKIPLHEQLIMHRKNIVEEENKTDFGERLAMKGFSMGTGSSSLYRLGTKLAPLLVTPFVKEKKISKGPGPLKAWTNVREFPAPQRERFRDWYKNREKGGKNK
- a CDS encoding LutC/YkgG family protein, with protein sequence MTKGTIQNKDMFLNNIASRLGRERKKAGVTKPAWKHQPQWSVLQDKTEDELVDVLEQQCGDIHTDFVRTDRSGLGEEITKVMEKYHLRSAVTWDDPRFDTFALRNNLEELQTNRDIDVFTWDARNGEESIRRAEQADVGITFSDATLAESGTVVLFSDTGKGRSVSLLPSTYVAIIPKSTIVPRMSQVTREIHQRIEGGEQVASCVNFITGPSNSADIEMNNVYGVHGPIQATYIVVEDQ